A window from Streptomyces griseiscabiei encodes these proteins:
- a CDS encoding recombinase family protein, with protein sequence MRAAIYIRLSRETDETTSPERQRAACAALCEARGWEVVAAEEDIDVSGFSRGLDRPGLQRILTRLAELDVIVFFKIDRLARSTVDFAEIMRLAEHQSVALASATEPLDLTSSMGRAMAKVIAVFAELESDTIGMRVSSAHEHLRREGRYTGGRVPYGYMVVPNPNGEGKVLAVNEDEAKTIRKIVERVLAKDSLMRIINDLNKEAVPSPGHSSRRTTGKRSDSKQWYTTTLRSLLGNPQLLGQVIEDGKPILRTDGLPLVNRPPILDADTWQVLQEELERRANPGEKRREGTSLLRGILHCAVCGERMYTFSGRNGQLRYRCIGPLKYRQRAAKGEEKQGVKCYGPTVAGVSTEEHVTEQFLAKYGHLSVMRMVQEVGEDFHPQIRQAEEALADLQKDRYDRGLFRGDDGAIRYAEQYSKLEERLATLKERQRTAKPGGVKVEPTGETHAEQWKRSDVAGKRDLLLNAGGYVEVAPARRGGKKLDTSRLSVHFGEEGHMLRAAGKGSEQETEAADS encoded by the coding sequence ATGCGCGCCGCTATCTATATTCGCCTATCGCGCGAAACCGACGAGACGACTTCGCCTGAACGCCAGCGGGCGGCCTGTGCGGCGTTGTGCGAGGCACGCGGCTGGGAGGTCGTAGCCGCCGAGGAAGACATCGATGTCTCGGGCTTCTCGCGCGGGCTCGACCGGCCGGGACTGCAACGCATCCTGACCAGGCTCGCCGAGCTGGACGTGATCGTGTTCTTCAAGATCGACCGGCTTGCGCGCTCGACGGTCGACTTCGCGGAGATCATGCGACTCGCCGAGCACCAGAGCGTCGCGCTCGCGTCGGCGACGGAGCCGCTCGACCTCACATCGTCGATGGGCCGGGCCATGGCGAAGGTGATCGCGGTCTTCGCCGAGCTGGAGTCCGACACCATCGGGATGCGGGTGTCCAGCGCGCACGAGCACCTGCGCCGCGAGGGTCGGTACACCGGCGGTCGGGTCCCGTACGGGTACATGGTCGTCCCCAATCCCAACGGGGAGGGCAAGGTCCTGGCGGTCAACGAGGACGAGGCCAAGACGATCAGGAAGATCGTGGAACGGGTCCTGGCCAAGGACTCCCTCATGCGGATCATCAACGACCTCAACAAGGAGGCGGTCCCGTCGCCCGGCCACTCCTCACGCCGGACCACGGGCAAGCGCAGCGACTCCAAGCAGTGGTACACGACGACGCTGCGCAGCCTGCTGGGCAATCCGCAGTTGCTCGGCCAGGTCATCGAGGACGGAAAGCCGATCCTGCGGACGGACGGGCTGCCCCTGGTCAACCGCCCGCCGATTCTCGACGCGGACACCTGGCAGGTGCTCCAGGAGGAGTTGGAGCGCCGGGCCAATCCCGGTGAGAAGCGACGGGAGGGGACGTCGCTACTGCGCGGCATCCTGCACTGCGCGGTCTGCGGCGAGCGCATGTACACCTTCAGCGGGCGCAACGGTCAGCTTCGGTATCGGTGCATCGGGCCTCTGAAGTACCGCCAGCGGGCAGCCAAGGGGGAGGAGAAGCAGGGCGTGAAGTGCTACGGGCCGACCGTGGCGGGGGTGAGCACCGAGGAGCACGTCACCGAGCAGTTCCTCGCGAAGTACGGGCACCTCTCCGTGATGCGGATGGTCCAGGAGGTGGGCGAGGACTTCCACCCGCAGATCAGGCAGGCCGAGGAAGCGTTGGCCGACCTGCAGAAGGATCGCTACGACCGGGGCCTGTTCAGGGGCGATGACGGAGCGATCCGGTACGCGGAGCAGTACTCCAAGCTGGAAGAGCGACTGGCGACCCTGAAGGAGAGGCAGCGCACGGCGAAGCCGGGTGGCGTGAAGGTGGAGCCGACCGGAGAGACGCACGCCGAGCAGTGGAAGCGCTCGGACGTGGCCGGTAAGCGAGATCTGCTGTTGAACGCGGGCGGCTACGTGGAGGTGGCACCCGCACGGCGTGGCGGCAAGAAGCTGGACACGTCACGTCTGTCGGTGCACTTCGGCGAGGAGGGGCACATGCTGCGGGCGGCGGGGAAGGGGAGCGAACAGGAGACCGAGGCGGCTGACAGCTAG
- a CDS encoding transposase, with protein sequence MLDAALAQIPRSSRAKILVRVDGAGATHGLLKRLQALNTTRRMVRYTVGWTITPEDERAIACLPEAAWETSLRQDGEVQEGYFVVELTGLNTREGWSKGMRLIVRGVKHSRRHLGKLTAFEQKTGWRHSITATNIRHMGHIAGTHQVQFLNVLHRDHAGVEDRVRTNKAMGLANLPPKSWETNASWMLTANLAADLDAWLRLRPSTTKKTSSTPSRTRWLPPLPPAHRTDLALGDGVRKQLEAGQQPDRRHLTASLHLNAHPEEEGQHPPGPWNPAHPAATRDGPPSHGEGTLRANRRATQGVLAGASLLPQFVQEPGDGLGGASADVTQI encoded by the coding sequence GTGCTGGATGCCGCGCTCGCGCAGATACCCCGCTCCTCCCGAGCCAAGATCCTGGTACGGGTCGACGGCGCCGGTGCCACGCACGGCCTGCTCAAGCGCCTCCAGGCGCTGAACACCACGCGGCGCATGGTCCGTTACACCGTCGGCTGGACGATCACTCCCGAGGACGAACGCGCCATCGCCTGCCTCCCCGAAGCCGCTTGGGAAACCTCCCTGCGACAGGACGGCGAGGTCCAGGAGGGCTATTTCGTCGTCGAGCTGACCGGGCTGAACACGCGTGAGGGCTGGTCCAAGGGCATGCGGCTGATCGTCCGCGGCGTCAAGCACTCCCGCCGACACCTGGGGAAGCTGACCGCGTTCGAGCAGAAGACCGGCTGGCGCCACTCGATCACCGCAACGAACATCCGCCACATGGGCCACATCGCCGGGACCCACCAGGTGCAGTTCCTCAACGTCCTGCACCGCGATCACGCTGGGGTCGAAGACCGCGTGCGCACCAACAAGGCGATGGGACTGGCGAACCTGCCGCCCAAGTCCTGGGAAACGAACGCGAGCTGGATGCTCACCGCGAACCTCGCCGCCGATCTCGACGCCTGGCTGCGGCTGCGACCCTCCACAACCAAGAAGACCTCGTCGACGCCGAGCCGGACACGATGGCTTCCGCCTCTACCACCTGCGCATCGAACGGACCTGGCCCTGGGCGACGGCGTTCGCAAGCAGCTGGAAGCGGGGCAACAACCTGACCGTCGCCACCTGACAGCCAGCCTCCACCTCAACGCACACCCAGAGGAAGAAGGCCAGCACCCTCCGGGCCCGTGGAACCCGGCGCACCCCGCAGCGACACGCGACGGCCCACCCTCACACGGCGAGGGCACATTACGGGCGAACCGCCGGGCCACTCAAGGTGTCCTTGCGGGTGCCAGCCTTCTGCCTCAGTTTGTGCAGGAGCCGGGCGATGGACTCGGCGGCGCTTCTGCTGACGTCACGCAAATATAA
- the istB gene encoding IS21-like element helper ATPase IstB, giving the protein MRSVQPTTPPDPVTPSVSPQGTTLGYALFATRWLQAPLYFGLVAAQGVYVYKFFNELWTLIVRCVSGSATETYVMLAVLKLVDVVMIANLLIMTIVGGYETFVSRIGLQGHRDQPEWLSHVNSNVLKVKLATAIVGISSVHLLQMFVDVHHTSHHALLWGTVIHMAFIASAVLLAYMSGPMLREDKGHGPHPGPHHGTLDERKPPPARTPEPAAPALIRAPLPIPAQATSEENHETRFARGATRLVRHEGRGTYGVEAGVEGRVRAAGFPSRKLLEEFDEGHPRSFDRRLLARLGTLDFLATGRNVVLVGAPGTGKTHLAIGLGVRACQAGHRVLFATAEEWAVRLAGARAEGRLAGELSALDACPLLIVDEAGYLPFDPDAARLLFQLIAHRYEKASLIVTSDRPLARWEEIFGGAAPAMADRLAHHAEIVRLEGDSYRLRCATSAG; this is encoded by the coding sequence ATGCGGAGCGTGCAGCCAACCACCCCGCCAGACCCGGTCACCCCGTCCGTCTCCCCGCAGGGCACCACGCTCGGCTACGCCCTGTTCGCCACCCGCTGGCTCCAGGCACCGCTGTACTTCGGACTCGTCGCGGCACAGGGGGTGTACGTCTACAAGTTCTTCAACGAGCTGTGGACGTTAATCGTCCGCTGCGTGAGCGGAAGCGCCACCGAGACCTATGTGATGCTCGCGGTGCTCAAGCTGGTCGACGTCGTCATGATCGCCAATCTGCTGATCATGACCATCGTCGGCGGCTATGAGACCTTCGTCTCGCGCATCGGTCTCCAGGGCCACCGCGACCAGCCGGAATGGCTCTCGCACGTCAATTCCAACGTGCTGAAGGTCAAGCTCGCCACCGCCATCGTGGGCATCTCCTCCGTCCATCTGCTGCAGATGTTCGTGGACGTCCACCACACCTCCCACCACGCGCTGCTGTGGGGCACGGTGATCCACATGGCCTTCATCGCCTCGGCGGTGCTCCTGGCATACATGTCGGGGCCGATGCTCCGCGAGGACAAGGGCCACGGCCCCCACCCCGGCCCCCACCACGGGACGCTCGACGAGCGGAAGCCGCCACCGGCCCGGACGCCGGAGCCCGCCGCCCCCGCCCTGATCCGGGCACCGCTGCCGATCCCGGCCCAGGCCACCTCGGAGGAGAACCACGAGACCCGCTTCGCGCGGGGCGCCACGCGGCTCGTGCGGCACGAGGGCCGGGGCACGTACGGCGTCGAGGCCGGTGTGGAGGGACGGGTGCGGGCGGCCGGGTTCCCGTCGCGGAAGCTGCTGGAGGAGTTCGACGAGGGGCACCCGCGCTCCTTCGACCGGCGGTTGCTGGCCCGGCTCGGGACGCTCGACTTCCTGGCCACCGGACGGAACGTGGTGCTCGTCGGCGCCCCCGGCACCGGCAAGACCCACCTCGCGATCGGGCTCGGCGTACGGGCCTGCCAGGCGGGGCACCGTGTGCTGTTCGCGACCGCCGAGGAGTGGGCCGTGCGGCTGGCCGGCGCACGGGCCGAGGGCAGGCTCGCCGGGGAGCTGTCCGCGCTCGACGCCTGCCCCCTGCTGATCGTCGACGAGGCCGGCTACCTCCCCTTCGACCCGGACGCCGCCCGCCTCCTCTTCCAGCTGATCGCCCACCGCTACGAGAAGGCCTCGCTGATCGTCACCAGCGACCGCCCGCTCGCCCGCTGGGAGGAGATCTTCGGCGGAGCGGCCCCGGCGATGGCCGACCGCCTCGCGCACCACGCCGAGATCGTCCGCCTCGAAGGGGACAGCTACCGGCTGCGGTGCGCTACTTCAGCAGGCTGA
- a CDS encoding helicase C-terminal domain-containing protein, giving the protein MSPEEHTPAETASAGGTPRSLAEALRGRDDGSLAVLLRARPDLITPVPTDLTQLATRAGTRASVVRALERLDRFALQTAQALAVAPDPAPYDALAGLLAGDDADPVVTAALPRALGTLRDQALVWGPDDRLRLVRTARELLAPSPQHPSPTGLGPTVAEATAGMSPGRVQEIVGAAGLPSTHDSVSAVTSLAALFADRTRMAALLAEAPAESLDVLTRLVWGPPYGQVTASPAPHLRWLLDRGLLLPTAPGTVVIPREVALRLRSGRAHREVRPVPPPVEASATHRPQVVDATAAGQAYTALATAEELLKDWDEGGPAVLRAGGLSVRDLKRTAVALDMPEPVAAFWVELAYAAGLLASDGEADERYAATPAYDEWLELPAAERWARLATAWLGATRTPGVIGERDAKDRTLSALGPGLDRSAAPEVRHRVLTLLAGLPEGASAGPDSVLARLHWERPTRGGQPQSQPQQQGAQPSRQVEDLRARIARWALSEAESLGVTGRGALSSHGRALLGLPQEAPAGAELPETPGDKLPAHHVPLPDRPAPASSPSPSPDPVAERAAAASRAARLLAPLLPEPLDHVLLQADLTAVAPGPLKRPLADALGVLADVESKGGATVYRFTPGSVRRALDAGRSASDLHDFLTAHSRTPVPQPLAYLIDDVARRHGHLRIGAASAYVRCDDDTMLSEILADKRSQGLGLRRLAPTVLAAQTDPGTLLDGLRAMGYAPAAESAEGDVLITRAHAHRTPPRTAPEPVPDGPPVPDDTLLGAAIRAVRAGDLASTAPRRTNGDPAAPSGALPRTGSAETLATMQAAVLTGEALWIGYVNAEGSASQRVIAPVRVEGGFVTAYDHTADEVRTFPLHRITGVAELADDAP; this is encoded by the coding sequence ATGAGCCCCGAGGAGCACACCCCCGCGGAGACGGCGTCCGCCGGCGGAACCCCCCGTTCCCTGGCGGAGGCCCTGCGCGGACGGGACGACGGTTCGCTCGCCGTGCTGCTCCGGGCCCGGCCGGATCTCATCACGCCCGTGCCGACGGACCTGACCCAGCTGGCGACCCGCGCCGGGACCCGCGCGTCGGTCGTGCGGGCCCTGGAGCGCCTGGACCGGTTCGCCCTCCAGACGGCCCAGGCGCTGGCCGTGGCGCCCGACCCGGCGCCGTACGACGCTCTCGCGGGCCTGCTGGCCGGTGACGACGCGGACCCGGTCGTGACCGCCGCGCTGCCCCGCGCCCTCGGCACCCTGCGCGACCAGGCCCTCGTCTGGGGCCCCGACGACCGGCTCCGCCTCGTCCGCACGGCCCGCGAACTGCTGGCGCCCTCGCCGCAGCACCCCTCCCCCACCGGTCTGGGCCCGACCGTCGCGGAGGCCACGGCGGGTATGTCGCCAGGGCGGGTGCAGGAGATCGTCGGCGCGGCGGGGCTGCCGAGCACGCACGACTCGGTCTCGGCGGTCACCTCGCTCGCCGCGCTCTTCGCCGACCGGACCCGGATGGCCGCGCTGCTCGCCGAGGCGCCCGCCGAGTCGCTGGACGTCCTGACCCGGCTGGTGTGGGGGCCGCCGTACGGCCAGGTCACCGCCAGTCCGGCGCCCCATCTGCGCTGGCTGCTGGACCGGGGCCTGCTGCTGCCGACCGCCCCGGGCACGGTCGTCATCCCGCGCGAGGTCGCCCTGCGGCTGCGGTCGGGCCGGGCGCACCGGGAGGTCCGTCCGGTGCCGCCGCCGGTGGAGGCGTCGGCCACGCACCGTCCACAGGTTGTGGACGCGACGGCGGCCGGGCAGGCGTACACCGCGCTGGCCACCGCGGAGGAGCTCCTGAAGGACTGGGACGAGGGCGGGCCGGCCGTTCTGCGGGCCGGCGGGCTCAGCGTGCGGGACCTGAAACGCACGGCGGTGGCCCTCGACATGCCCGAGCCGGTCGCCGCCTTCTGGGTCGAACTCGCCTACGCCGCCGGCCTGCTGGCCTCGGACGGCGAGGCCGACGAACGGTACGCCGCGACCCCCGCCTACGACGAGTGGCTGGAACTGCCCGCCGCCGAGCGCTGGGCGCGGCTGGCCACGGCCTGGCTGGGCGCGACCCGTACACCGGGTGTGATCGGTGAACGGGACGCCAAGGACCGTACGTTGTCGGCGCTGGGCCCGGGGCTGGACCGGTCGGCCGCGCCCGAGGTGCGGCACCGGGTCCTGACGCTGCTGGCCGGGCTGCCCGAGGGCGCCTCGGCCGGCCCGGATTCGGTACTGGCCCGCCTCCACTGGGAGCGCCCCACGCGCGGCGGGCAGCCGCAGTCCCAGCCCCAGCAGCAGGGCGCGCAACCGTCGCGGCAGGTCGAGGATCTGCGGGCCCGGATCGCCCGGTGGGCGCTCTCCGAGGCCGAGTCGCTCGGGGTCACCGGGCGCGGCGCGCTGTCCTCGCACGGCCGCGCGCTCCTCGGGCTCCCCCAGGAGGCCCCGGCCGGCGCCGAGCTGCCGGAGACCCCCGGCGACAAGCTCCCCGCCCACCACGTCCCGCTGCCGGACCGCCCGGCTCCGGCCTCCTCTCCCTCCCCCTCCCCCGACCCCGTCGCCGAGCGGGCCGCCGCCGCCTCCCGAGCCGCCCGGCTGCTCGCGCCCCTGCTCCCCGAACCACTGGACCACGTCCTGCTCCAGGCGGATCTGACGGCCGTCGCGCCCGGCCCGCTGAAACGGCCGCTGGCCGACGCGCTGGGCGTACTGGCGGACGTGGAGTCGAAGGGTGGTGCGACGGTGTACCGGTTCACGCCCGGGTCCGTGCGCCGGGCGCTGGACGCGGGGCGCAGCGCCTCCGACCTGCATGACTTCCTGACCGCGCACTCCCGGACGCCGGTCCCGCAGCCGCTCGCGTATCTGATCGACGACGTGGCCCGGCGCCACGGCCATCTGCGGATCGGCGCGGCCTCGGCGTATGTGCGCTGCGACGACGACACCATGCTCAGCGAGATCCTCGCCGACAAGCGGTCGCAGGGGCTCGGGCTGCGGCGCTTGGCGCCGACCGTGCTCGCCGCGCAGACGGACCCCGGGACCCTGCTCGACGGGCTGCGGGCGATGGGGTACGCGCCGGCCGCCGAGTCGGCGGAGGGCGATGTCCTGATCACCCGGGCGCACGCCCACCGGACCCCGCCCCGCACGGCCCCCGAGCCCGTCCCGGACGGTCCTCCGGTGCCGGACGACACCCTGCTGGGCGCCGCGATCCGCGCCGTCCGCGCCGGTGACCTCGCCTCCACCGCGCCCCGCAGGACGAACGGCGATCCGGCGGCCCCGTCCGGCGCGCTGCCCCGCACCGGTTCCGCCGAGACCCTCGCGACCATGCAGGCCGCCGTCCTCACCGGCGAGGCCCTGTGGATCGGTTACGTCAACGCCGAGGGCTCCGCCAGCCAGCGCGTCATCGCCCCGGTCCGGGTCGAGGGCGGCTTCGTGACGGCGTACGACCACACGGCGGACGAGGTCCGTACGTTCCCGCTGCACCGGATCACGGGTGTCGCGGAACTGGCGGACGACGCGCCCTGA
- a CDS encoding HAD family hydrolase, whose translation MVGMDSRVLTVGFDLDMTLIDSRPGIHACYVALAARTGVYIDADLAITRLGPPLVEELANWFPVAEIPAMADLYREMYPAIAIAATPAMPGAPEAIAAVRAAGGRAIVVTAKYEPNAKLHLAHLGIEPDVVVGDLWAEAKADALREHGASVYVGDHTGDVRGAHTAQAYAVAVATGPCDERELREAGADVVLTDLTAFPEWLGTHGHRP comes from the coding sequence ATGGTCGGTATGGACTCTCGCGTGCTGACCGTCGGGTTTGACCTCGATATGACGTTGATCGACTCGCGGCCGGGGATTCATGCCTGTTATGTCGCGTTGGCGGCGCGGACGGGGGTGTACATCGACGCCGATCTGGCGATCACACGGCTGGGGCCGCCGCTCGTGGAGGAGTTGGCCAACTGGTTCCCGGTGGCGGAGATCCCGGCGATGGCGGATCTCTACCGGGAGATGTACCCGGCGATCGCGATCGCCGCGACCCCCGCGATGCCGGGCGCGCCGGAGGCGATCGCGGCGGTCCGGGCCGCCGGTGGCCGGGCGATCGTGGTCACCGCCAAGTACGAGCCCAACGCCAAGCTGCACCTGGCGCACCTCGGCATCGAGCCCGACGTGGTCGTCGGCGACCTGTGGGCGGAGGCCAAGGCGGACGCGCTGCGCGAGCACGGCGCGAGCGTGTACGTCGGCGACCACACCGGCGACGTACGCGGCGCGCACACCGCCCAGGCGTACGCGGTCGCCGTCGCCACCGGCCCCTGCGACGAACGGGAGCTGCGCGAGGCGGGCGCCGATGTCGTGCTCACGGATCTGACCGCGTTCCCGGAATGGCTCGGCACCCACGGGCACAGGCCCTAG
- a CDS encoding cold-shock protein, producing MPTGKVKWFNSEKGFGFLSRDDGGDVFVHSSVLPAGVDTLKPGQKVEFGVVAGQRGDQALSVTILEPAPSVAAAQRKKPDELASIVQDLTTLLENITPMLERGRYPERTAGKKIAGLLRAVADQLDV from the coding sequence GTGCCTACCGGCAAGGTCAAATGGTTCAACAGTGAGAAGGGCTTCGGCTTTCTCTCCCGCGACGACGGCGGTGACGTCTTCGTCCACTCCTCCGTACTGCCCGCCGGTGTCGACACCTTGAAGCCGGGCCAGAAGGTCGAGTTCGGAGTCGTCGCGGGTCAGCGCGGTGACCAGGCGCTCTCCGTGACGATCCTGGAGCCGGCCCCCTCGGTCGCCGCCGCGCAGCGCAAGAAGCCCGACGAACTGGCCTCGATCGTCCAGGATCTGACGACGCTGCTGGAGAACATCACGCCGATGCTGGAGCGGGGCCGCTATCCCGAGCGCACCGCCGGCAAGAAGATCGCGGGTCTGCTGCGCGCCGTCGCCGACCAGTTGGACGTCTAG
- a CDS encoding 1,4-dihydroxy-6-naphthoate synthase codes for MTPESPEPAGAGTLRTAYSPCPNDTFVFDAWAHGRIPGAPAPDVTFADIDITNGMAERGDLDVLKVSYAVLPYVLDTYALLPCGGALGRGCGPLVLTREPGTDLTGRTVAVPSERSTAYLLFRLWAADTLPGGVGEIVVMPFHEIMPAVRDGKVDAGLVIHEARFTYRNYGLHKLADMGEHWEDTTGLPIPLGAIIAKRSLGRETLTALAETIRASVRAAWDDPEASRPYVLAHAQEMDPAVADQHIGLYVNEFTADLGEDGYAAVRGLLTRAAAEGLVPPLGPDALEFP; via the coding sequence ATGACCCCCGAGAGCCCTGAGCCGGCCGGGGCCGGCACGCTGCGGACGGCGTACTCCCCCTGCCCCAACGACACCTTCGTCTTCGACGCCTGGGCCCACGGCCGTATCCCGGGCGCGCCCGCGCCGGACGTGACGTTCGCGGACATCGACATCACCAACGGCATGGCCGAACGCGGTGACCTCGACGTACTGAAGGTGTCGTACGCCGTCCTGCCGTACGTCCTCGACACCTACGCGCTGCTGCCCTGCGGCGGTGCGCTCGGCCGGGGCTGCGGCCCGCTGGTGCTGACCCGGGAGCCGGGCACGGACCTCACCGGCCGTACGGTGGCGGTGCCGAGCGAGCGCTCGACCGCGTATCTGCTCTTCCGCCTCTGGGCGGCGGACACCCTGCCCGGCGGCGTCGGTGAGATCGTCGTGATGCCGTTCCACGAGATCATGCCGGCCGTACGGGACGGGAAGGTCGACGCCGGTCTCGTCATCCACGAGGCCCGCTTCACGTACCGGAACTACGGCCTCCACAAGCTCGCCGACATGGGCGAGCACTGGGAGGACACCACGGGCCTGCCGATCCCGCTGGGCGCGATCATCGCGAAGCGCTCACTGGGACGGGAGACCCTGACGGCACTCGCCGAGACGATCCGCGCCTCCGTCCGCGCGGCCTGGGACGACCCCGAGGCCTCCCGCCCGTACGTCCTCGCACACGCCCAGGAGATGGACCCGGCCGTCGCCGACCAGCACATCGGCCTGTACGTCAACGAGTTCACGGCCGACCTCGGCGAGGACGGCTACGCGGCGGTCAGGGGCCTGCTCACCCGCGCGGCGGCCGAGGGACTGGTACCGCCCCTCGGCCCCGACGCACTCGAATTCCCGTAG
- a CDS encoding futalosine hydrolase: MRILVATAVPAERDAVARAFPGPATEIHLPAATLHRFGTPPHDHTYDLLAAGVGPALAAASTAGALTAAVLAGRPYGLVVSAGIAGGFAPGAPLGSLVLADEITAADLGAETPDGFLPVTDLGFGTVTHRPPPALVRAAATATGARTGTVLTVSTVTGGAERASALRTRHPRALAEAMEGFGVAEAAAAHTTPVLELRAVSNPVGPRDRAAWRIGDALTALTDAFGKLTPVLESWNPHDAPHDPRHDPREP, translated from the coding sequence ATGCGCATCCTCGTGGCCACCGCCGTCCCCGCCGAACGGGACGCGGTGGCACGAGCGTTTCCGGGTCCCGCCACCGAGATCCACCTCCCGGCGGCGACCCTCCACCGCTTCGGCACACCCCCGCACGACCACACCTACGACCTCCTCGCCGCCGGGGTCGGCCCCGCCCTCGCCGCCGCCTCCACCGCCGGGGCGCTGACCGCCGCGGTCCTCGCGGGGCGGCCGTACGGGCTGGTCGTGTCCGCCGGGATCGCGGGCGGCTTCGCACCCGGGGCGCCCCTCGGCTCCCTCGTCCTCGCCGACGAGATCACCGCCGCCGATCTGGGCGCGGAGACGCCGGACGGCTTCCTCCCGGTCACCGACCTGGGCTTCGGCACCGTCACCCACCGCCCGCCGCCCGCCCTCGTACGCGCCGCCGCGACCGCCACCGGGGCCCGTACCGGGACCGTGCTCACGGTCTCCACGGTCACCGGCGGCGCGGAGCGCGCGTCGGCCCTGCGCACCCGCCACCCGCGCGCGCTGGCCGAGGCGATGGAGGGCTTCGGCGTCGCCGAGGCCGCCGCCGCGCACACCACGCCCGTCCTCGAACTGCGCGCCGTCTCCAACCCCGTGGGCCCGCGCGACCGCGCCGCCTGGCGCATCGGCGACGCGCTGACCGCACTCACCGACGCCTTCGGGAAGCTCACGCCCGTACTGGAGAGTTGGAACCCACATGACGCCCCACATGACCCCCGACATGACCCCCGAGAGCCCTGA
- a CDS encoding MFS transporter translates to MTGAERSGARGAGRVTGAVRSMGRALHLPVTGPARGIRRATHAHGAGESGLGKLIELHGVNGAGDVMITVSLASTVFFSVPTDEARGRVALYLAITLAPFALLAPVVGPLLDRLPHGRRAAMAGAMLARAFLALILVGAVESGGIELYPAALGVLVASKAYGVVRSAVVPRLLPPRFSLVKANSRVTLCGLLATGVAAPIGAGLQALGPRWPLYGAFVIFVAGTVLSFTLPAKVDSAKGEDRALLAADPEHLHGPHRSSTLKRPGLRTVGPAVTHALAANAALRGLSGFLIFYLAFLLRIHPLQGQSAAVSLGMVAVAAGVGNALGTAVGAWAKQRSPELIIVTVVGVELGVAITAALFFGWFFVAFLAAVAGFSQALSKLSLDALIQRDVPELVRTSAFARSETLLQMSWVVGGAVGIALPLNGTLGMAVAAAIVAAGWLTTVRGLLSSARHGGAPRARVA, encoded by the coding sequence GTGACCGGCGCCGAGCGGAGCGGAGCGCGCGGAGCGGGCCGGGTGACCGGCGCGGTCCGCTCGATGGGCCGCGCCCTGCACCTCCCGGTCACCGGCCCCGCCCGCGGCATCCGCAGGGCCACACACGCCCACGGCGCCGGCGAGTCCGGCCTCGGCAAACTCATCGAACTGCACGGAGTGAACGGCGCCGGCGACGTGATGATCACCGTCTCCCTCGCCTCCACCGTCTTCTTCTCCGTCCCCACCGACGAGGCCCGCGGCCGCGTCGCCCTCTACCTCGCGATCACCCTCGCCCCCTTCGCCCTCCTCGCCCCCGTCGTCGGCCCCCTCCTGGACCGGCTCCCGCACGGCCGCCGCGCCGCGATGGCCGGCGCGATGCTGGCCAGGGCGTTCCTCGCGCTGATCCTCGTCGGCGCCGTGGAGAGCGGCGGCATCGAGCTGTACCCGGCCGCCCTGGGCGTCCTGGTCGCGTCGAAGGCGTACGGGGTGGTCCGCAGCGCGGTCGTCCCCCGGCTGCTGCCGCCCCGGTTCTCCCTGGTGAAGGCCAACTCCCGGGTCACCCTCTGCGGACTGCTCGCCACCGGCGTCGCCGCGCCCATCGGCGCCGGACTCCAGGCGCTCGGCCCGCGCTGGCCGCTCTACGGCGCCTTCGTGATCTTCGTCGCGGGTACCGTCCTGTCCTTCACGCTCCCCGCGAAGGTGGACTCGGCGAAGGGCGAGGACCGGGCGCTGCTCGCGGCGGACCCCGAGCATCTGCACGGCCCGCACCGCAGCAGCACCCTCAAGCGGCCGGGTCTGCGGACGGTCGGCCCGGCGGTCACGCACGCGCTCGCCGCGAACGCCGCCCTGCGCGGGCTCTCCGGCTTCCTGATCTTCTATCTGGCGTTCCTGCTGCGTATCCATCCGCTGCAGGGGCAGAGCGCGGCCGTCTCCCTGGGCATGGTGGCCGTCGCCGCCGGGGTGGGGAACGCGCTGGGCACGGCCGTGGGGGCGTGGGCCAAACAGCGCTCGCCGGAGCTGATCATCGTGACCGTCGTCGGCGTCGAACTCGGGGTGGCGATCACGGCGGCCCTGTTCTTCGGCTGGTTCTTCGTCGCCTTCCTCGCCGCGGTCGCCGGCTTCTCGCAGGCCCTGTCGAAGCTGTCCCTGGACGCCCTGATCCAGCGGGACGTCCCCGAACTCGTCCGGACCTCCGCGTTCGCCCGCTCCGAGACCCTGCTCCAGATGTCCTGGGTCGTCGGCGGCGCCGTCGGTATCGCCCTCCCCCTCAACGGCACCCTCGGCATGGCCGTGGCCGCCGCGATCGTCGCCGCCGGCTGGCTCACCACGGTCCGCGGCCTCCTCTCCTCCGCCCGCCACGGCGGCGCCCCCCGCGCCCGCGTGGCCTGA